A DNA window from Paramormyrops kingsleyae isolate MSU_618 chromosome 10, PKINGS_0.4, whole genome shotgun sequence contains the following coding sequences:
- the LOC111855469 gene encoding mitogen-activated protein kinase 9-like isoform X2 has translation MMTSPASRERNDVMRVTGPGTAPGHAAHRGWECGIGNSIGSVILILGGRNSARPNGAAVTSVADSRLPFRVVPCRVWECWEKRARRGGGAMSEAEGQFYSVQVGDSTFTVLRRYQQLRPIGSGAQGIVCSAVDTVLGIPVAVKKLSRPFQNETHAKRAYRELVLLKCVNHKNIIRLINVFTPQKSLEKFQDLYLVMELMDASLCQVIHMDLDHERMSYLLYQILCGIRHLHSAGIIHRDLKPSNIVVKSDCTLKILDFGLARTACTNFMMTPYVVTRYYRAPEVILGMKYKENVDIWSVGCIMGEMVKGGVIFQGTDHIDQWNKVIEVLGTPSVDFMSRLMETVRNYVMNKPQYPGLSFTELFPDWAFPSDTEQDLLKTSQARDLLSKMLVIDPESRISVQEALNHPYIHVWYDPSEADAPPPQISDKQLEEREHSIDQWKELIYEEVMDWEERNKNGVMKEESSVNCGATISQSSSVNDFSSMSTEQTLASDTDSSSGDLAGALEDCQ, from the exons ATGATGACGTCGCCCGCGTCCAGAGAACGCAATGACGTCATGCGCGTTACCGGACCAGGCACCGCCCCCGGTCATGCCGCTCACAGGGGCTGGGAATGTGGGATCGGGAACTCGATCGGGAGCGTGATCCTGATCCTTGGTGGGCGGAACTCGGCCCGTCCGAACGGTGCCGCCGTGACTTCTGTAGCGGACAGCCGGCTTCCCTTCCGCGTCGTGCCGTGCCGTGTATGGGAGTGCTGGGAAAAGCGAGCGAGACGCG GAGGTGGCGCCATGAGTGAGGCAGAGGGCCAGTTCTACAGCGTGCAGGTGGGCGACTCCACCTTCACCGTGCTGAGGCGCTACCAGCAGCTGCGGCCCATCGGTTCCGGTGCCCAGGGCATCGTCTG CTCGGCGGTCGACACGGTCCTGGGCATCCCTGTGGCGGTGAAGAAGCTGAGCCGGCCCTTCCAGAATGAGACCCACGCCAAGCGGGCCTACAGGGAACTGGTGCTTCTCAAGTGCGTCAACCACAAAAAC ATCATCAGGCTCATCAATGTCTTCACACCACAGAAGTCGCTGGAGAAGTTCCAAGATCT GTACCTGGTGATGGAGCTGATGGATGCCAGCCTGTGCCAGGTGATCCATATGGACTTGGACCACGAAAGGATGTCCTACCTCCTGTACCAGATCTTGTGTGGCATCCGACACCTTCACTCTGCTGGCATCATCCACAGG GACCTGAAACCCAGCAACATCGTGGTGAAGTCTGACTGCACCCTGAAGATCTTGGACTTCGGCCTGGCCAGGACGGCCTGCACCAACTTCATGATGACCCCATACGTGGTGACGCGATACTACCGGGCCCCCGAGGTTATTCTGGGAATGAAGTACAAGGAGAACG TGGACATCTGGTCAGTGGGATGCATCATGGGGGAGATGGTCAAAGGCGGCGTCATCTTCCAGGGCACAGATC ACATTGACCAGTGGAACAAGGTTATCGAGGTCTTGGGCACACCCTCGGTGGATTTCATGAGCCGCTTGATGGAGACGGTGAGGAACTACGTGATGAACAAGCCGCAGTACCCGGGCCTGAGCTTCACCGAGTTGTTCCCCGACTGGGCCTTCCCATCTGACACGGAGCAGGACCTGCTGAAAA CTAGCCAAGCTCGTGACCTGCTGTCCAAGATGCTAGTGATCGACCCCGAGAGCCGAATCTCTGTGCAGGAGGCTCTGAACCACCCCTACATCCATGTGTGGTACGACCCCAGCGAAGCTGATGCC CCTCCTCCGCAGATTTCGGACAAACAGCTCGAGGAGCGAGAGCACAGCATCGATCAGTGGAAAG AACTGATATATGAAGAGGTGATGGACTGGGAAGAACGGAACAAAAACGGGGTGATGAAGGAAGAATCTTCTG TGAACTGCGGTGCCACCATCTCCCAGTCATCTTCCGTCAATGACTTTTCCTCCATGTCCACGGAGCAGACGCTGGCCTCAGACACGGACAGCAGCAGTGGTGACCTGGCGGGGGCTCTGGAGGACTGCCAGTGA
- the LOC111855469 gene encoding mitogen-activated protein kinase 9-like isoform X1 — MMTSPASRERNDVMRVTGPGTAPGHAAHRGWECGIGNSIGSVILILGGRNSARPNGAAVTSVADSRLPFRVVPCRVWECWEKRARRGGGAMSEAEGQFYSVQVGDSTFTVLRRYQQLRPIGSGAQGIVCSAVDTVLGIPVAVKKLSRPFQNETHAKRAYRELVLLKCVNHKNIIRLINVFTPQKSLEKFQDLYLVMELMDASLCQVIHMDLDHERMSYLLYQILCGIRHLHSAGIIHRDLKPSNIVVKSDCTLKILDFGLARTACTNFMMTPYVVTRYYRAPEVILGMKYKENVDIWSVGCIMGEMVKGGVIFQGTDHIDQWNKVIEVLGTPSVDFMSRLMETVRNYVMNKPQYPGLSFTELFPDWAFPSDTEQDLLKTSQARDLLSKMLVIDPESRISVQEALNHPYIHVWYDPSEADAPPPQISDKQLEEREHSIDQWKELIYEEVMDWEERNKNGVMKEESSDVTVNCGATISQSSSVNDFSSMSTEQTLASDTDSSSGDLAGALEDCQ, encoded by the exons ATGATGACGTCGCCCGCGTCCAGAGAACGCAATGACGTCATGCGCGTTACCGGACCAGGCACCGCCCCCGGTCATGCCGCTCACAGGGGCTGGGAATGTGGGATCGGGAACTCGATCGGGAGCGTGATCCTGATCCTTGGTGGGCGGAACTCGGCCCGTCCGAACGGTGCCGCCGTGACTTCTGTAGCGGACAGCCGGCTTCCCTTCCGCGTCGTGCCGTGCCGTGTATGGGAGTGCTGGGAAAAGCGAGCGAGACGCG GAGGTGGCGCCATGAGTGAGGCAGAGGGCCAGTTCTACAGCGTGCAGGTGGGCGACTCCACCTTCACCGTGCTGAGGCGCTACCAGCAGCTGCGGCCCATCGGTTCCGGTGCCCAGGGCATCGTCTG CTCGGCGGTCGACACGGTCCTGGGCATCCCTGTGGCGGTGAAGAAGCTGAGCCGGCCCTTCCAGAATGAGACCCACGCCAAGCGGGCCTACAGGGAACTGGTGCTTCTCAAGTGCGTCAACCACAAAAAC ATCATCAGGCTCATCAATGTCTTCACACCACAGAAGTCGCTGGAGAAGTTCCAAGATCT GTACCTGGTGATGGAGCTGATGGATGCCAGCCTGTGCCAGGTGATCCATATGGACTTGGACCACGAAAGGATGTCCTACCTCCTGTACCAGATCTTGTGTGGCATCCGACACCTTCACTCTGCTGGCATCATCCACAGG GACCTGAAACCCAGCAACATCGTGGTGAAGTCTGACTGCACCCTGAAGATCTTGGACTTCGGCCTGGCCAGGACGGCCTGCACCAACTTCATGATGACCCCATACGTGGTGACGCGATACTACCGGGCCCCCGAGGTTATTCTGGGAATGAAGTACAAGGAGAACG TGGACATCTGGTCAGTGGGATGCATCATGGGGGAGATGGTCAAAGGCGGCGTCATCTTCCAGGGCACAGATC ACATTGACCAGTGGAACAAGGTTATCGAGGTCTTGGGCACACCCTCGGTGGATTTCATGAGCCGCTTGATGGAGACGGTGAGGAACTACGTGATGAACAAGCCGCAGTACCCGGGCCTGAGCTTCACCGAGTTGTTCCCCGACTGGGCCTTCCCATCTGACACGGAGCAGGACCTGCTGAAAA CTAGCCAAGCTCGTGACCTGCTGTCCAAGATGCTAGTGATCGACCCCGAGAGCCGAATCTCTGTGCAGGAGGCTCTGAACCACCCCTACATCCATGTGTGGTACGACCCCAGCGAAGCTGATGCC CCTCCTCCGCAGATTTCGGACAAACAGCTCGAGGAGCGAGAGCACAGCATCGATCAGTGGAAAG AACTGATATATGAAGAGGTGATGGACTGGGAAGAACGGAACAAAAACGGGGTGATGAAGGAAGAATCTTCTG ATGTGACAGTGAACTGCGGTGCCACCATCTCCCAGTCATCTTCCGTCAATGACTTTTCCTCCATGTCCACGGAGCAGACGCTGGCCTCAGACACGGACAGCAGCAGTGGTGACCTGGCGGGGGCTCTGGAGGACTGCCAGTGA
- the LOC111855469 gene encoding mitogen-activated protein kinase 9-like isoform X3: protein MSEAEGQFYSVQVGDSTFTVLRRYQQLRPIGSGAQGIVCSAVDTVLGIPVAVKKLSRPFQNETHAKRAYRELVLLKCVNHKNIIRLINVFTPQKSLEKFQDLYLVMELMDASLCQVIHMDLDHERMSYLLYQILCGIRHLHSAGIIHRDLKPSNIVVKSDCTLKILDFGLARTACTNFMMTPYVVTRYYRAPEVILGMKYKENVDIWSVGCIMGEMVKGGVIFQGTDHIDQWNKVIEVLGTPSVDFMSRLMETVRNYVMNKPQYPGLSFTELFPDWAFPSDTEQDLLKTSQARDLLSKMLVIDPESRISVQEALNHPYIHVWYDPSEADAPPPQISDKQLEEREHSIDQWKELIYEEVMDWEERNKNGVMKEESSDVTVNCGATISQSSSVNDFSSMSTEQTLASDTDSSSGDLAGALEDCQ from the exons ATGAGTGAGGCAGAGGGCCAGTTCTACAGCGTGCAGGTGGGCGACTCCACCTTCACCGTGCTGAGGCGCTACCAGCAGCTGCGGCCCATCGGTTCCGGTGCCCAGGGCATCGTCTG CTCGGCGGTCGACACGGTCCTGGGCATCCCTGTGGCGGTGAAGAAGCTGAGCCGGCCCTTCCAGAATGAGACCCACGCCAAGCGGGCCTACAGGGAACTGGTGCTTCTCAAGTGCGTCAACCACAAAAAC ATCATCAGGCTCATCAATGTCTTCACACCACAGAAGTCGCTGGAGAAGTTCCAAGATCT GTACCTGGTGATGGAGCTGATGGATGCCAGCCTGTGCCAGGTGATCCATATGGACTTGGACCACGAAAGGATGTCCTACCTCCTGTACCAGATCTTGTGTGGCATCCGACACCTTCACTCTGCTGGCATCATCCACAGG GACCTGAAACCCAGCAACATCGTGGTGAAGTCTGACTGCACCCTGAAGATCTTGGACTTCGGCCTGGCCAGGACGGCCTGCACCAACTTCATGATGACCCCATACGTGGTGACGCGATACTACCGGGCCCCCGAGGTTATTCTGGGAATGAAGTACAAGGAGAACG TGGACATCTGGTCAGTGGGATGCATCATGGGGGAGATGGTCAAAGGCGGCGTCATCTTCCAGGGCACAGATC ACATTGACCAGTGGAACAAGGTTATCGAGGTCTTGGGCACACCCTCGGTGGATTTCATGAGCCGCTTGATGGAGACGGTGAGGAACTACGTGATGAACAAGCCGCAGTACCCGGGCCTGAGCTTCACCGAGTTGTTCCCCGACTGGGCCTTCCCATCTGACACGGAGCAGGACCTGCTGAAAA CTAGCCAAGCTCGTGACCTGCTGTCCAAGATGCTAGTGATCGACCCCGAGAGCCGAATCTCTGTGCAGGAGGCTCTGAACCACCCCTACATCCATGTGTGGTACGACCCCAGCGAAGCTGATGCC CCTCCTCCGCAGATTTCGGACAAACAGCTCGAGGAGCGAGAGCACAGCATCGATCAGTGGAAAG AACTGATATATGAAGAGGTGATGGACTGGGAAGAACGGAACAAAAACGGGGTGATGAAGGAAGAATCTTCTG ATGTGACAGTGAACTGCGGTGCCACCATCTCCCAGTCATCTTCCGTCAATGACTTTTCCTCCATGTCCACGGAGCAGACGCTGGCCTCAGACACGGACAGCAGCAGTGGTGACCTGGCGGGGGCTCTGGAGGACTGCCAGTGA